CTGTGAAGAGTGCCGTCAGTGAAGACTACCCGACTCTTCTGCGTGACTTCATCAGACGGCGCAATTCTTACCTGTCCCAGATCATGCAGACAGGAGGGCCGAAGAAGACTGTTACACAGGTGCAATCGGCTGATCGCCGATCACTTGATATCGTTCTGTCGGGCCGCAGTGCAGAACCGGACGTTTGAGTTCGCTTGGTGAATACCCGCTCTGTCCCGCACATCGGATAGTCGCCGACTTTCCCTTGAAGGCCCGCAGCAGCCCCAACCGGCACTTGCCGGCATTCCATGCCCGTCCGTGCGAAGCGCCGGGTGACCTGCTGCCCCCACAGCGCAACCGGGAACAAACCACCGATCGCGCTGATGAATGGCTCAGGGATCGAAGAATCCGCCTGAGCTCAAACCCCCGGGAAAACTCCAGCCGTGTGGTCCGACAGAGGGCAGCACGTCAATCGCGGGTCAATCTATCCCGGTTGGTGGACCACTTTCAGGGGGCTACTCCAAAGGGCGGGGATGAGAAGCTCGTCGCAACGATGACAGGAACGCTTATTTCGCTAGTGGGGCGAACGGGCGTGGCGGGGTGACGATCGGGTCGGAGCAAAAATTAATCTGCGAGCCGCGCTTCTAGGACATGCCGCTGGACCTTTCCGCTGGTCGATCTGGGAAAATCCTCGAACGCGATGAAGCGAATTTCGCGCGGCCGTTTGTAGCCTGCGAGGTTGTCGCGGCACAAATTCATCAGCGCTTCGGCATCCGGCCCGTCCTTGCCGCGGGCGACAAAGGCCACCGGACTTTCGCCCCATTTCACGTCAAATGCCCGTACGACTGCGGCATCGACCACCCCGGGATGAGATAGAAGAACACGCTCGATCTCCGCAGGATAGACGTTCTCGCCGCCGGTCTTGATCAAGTATTTGGCCCGGTCCACAAAGTCGATGGTTCCGTCCGCATTGCGCCGGAACAAGTCGCCCATGTGGAAAAAGCCGTTGCGAAAGTCATGGGCATTGGCGTCGTCCGCGTTCCAGTACCCTGAAAACAATGTCGGACCCCGCACAGCCATTTCGCCTGGCGTTCCATCCGTCACTTCTTGGTCGTCGGGATCGACGAGCCGAACCTCGCAAAGTGCGCTGATGCGCTTGGAAAGGCGGTCCGGAGTCACACCTGGCGCAATTAGATCGGCGGACCCCGGCGGCAGGCCGGTTTCGGTTGCGCCGAAGGAATTCAGATAGGGTGTGTGGAGAAGGGCTGTCAGTTCCGCGATCTGATGCGGCGGCACCAGATCGGCCATGGCGCCGCAAACTTTGATACCCTTCAGCGGCAAAGGGTTGGCGCGTCGTTCTGCGATAAAGGCGTCCAGCGCACCGGGCATCATCACGAACCAGCCGATCCGGTGGCGCGACAGAGCCTCGTTGATGACCGCAGGCTGCAAACCGTCAACCATCACCACGGTTCCGCCCCGCAGGACCGTCGCCAACCCATGATCGGTGGACGCCATGTGGAACATTGGCGCCCAGGCGATAAACCCGTCGCCGGGGTCCAGCGCCAGCTGCGCCGCAAAAGCCATGGATCTGGCGATATGCGCGCGGTGGCTGATGAGCGCGCCCTTGGGCAGGCCCGTGGTCCCTGAGGTATAAAGGATCGTCAGACCAGCCTCTGGATCGTCGACCATGGTTCCGATGCGCGGGTCCGGTCCGGCCGCGGCAATGGCCGTTTCCAAATCCGGCCCGATAATCAGACAGGGCGTTGCCGCGACGGCCCGGTAAGCTTCTGAAAGGTCCGGTTCGACGACCGCGAGAACCGGCGCGACCAGATCTATGCAGTGCCGCAGTTCATCGGAAGCAAGCCGCCAGTTCAGACAGGCGACGATCGCGCCGATTCCCGCTGCGGCGAGTTCGACCTCCAGGTATTCAGAGCGGTTGTGCGACAGGATCGCAATCCTGTCGCCCGGCGCAACGCCCCTGGCCAGAAACACGGCAGCCAGACGATCGACCCGCTCCAGCAGCTCGGCATAGGTCAATTTCCTGCTGCCGTCCTCGATGGCCAGGGCGCGGGCGCAGTCTTGCGCGCGGGTTCGAAAGATCGAATACAGATCAGCGCGCCCCGCGCGGATGACGTCGGTCAGCATGGTTTACCCCTTGCCCGGCCTTCGGTTCAGAGACCCTGCGCCAGGCGCACGCCCTCATCAATGGCGCGCAGCGCATCCAGTTCAGCGGCCTCTTTTGCCCCGCCGATCATCGTAACCGGGACGCCGCGCGCGGCAAGCTCTTGGGCCAGGGTCCGTTCCGGTTCCTGACCGGTGCATAGCACAATTGTATCGGCCGCAATGACCTTTGGCATTCCGTCCGCGACGATATGCAGTCCCGCATCGTCGATACGTTCATAGGTCACGCCGCCCATTGCCTCGACCCCATGTTTGCGCAGCGCGTTGCGCAGGATCCACCCTGTCGAAACACCAAGCCCCGCGCCCGGTTTGGCCGTCTTGCGTTGCAGCATAACGACCTTGCGGCGCGACGGTTTCGGTGCCAGAGGGTCGCCCGCCAGGGCACCCGACGATACAAATTCGGGGTCCACACCCCAGGTTTCGCAAAAGACGTCGGAGTTGGCAGTCTTGGCGGGTTCGGTCACCAAGAACTCGGCCACATCATGACCGATGCCCCCTGCCCCCATCACGACGACACGGTCGCCCGCCAGACGGTCGCCGGACAGAATTTCGGCGTAAGTCGCGACGCTGTGATGGTCGATACCCGGCAGGTCGGGAATGCGCGGCATGACCCCGGTGGCGATAACCACATGGTCGAAGCCTTCAAGATCGCTCACGTCAGCACGCTGCCGCAGACGCTGCGTGACCCCGTGTTTTTGCATCTGACCGGCATAATACCGAAGGGTTTCGTCGAATTCGTCCTTGCCCGGTGCGGCGCGGGCCAGATTCAGCTGACCGCCCAGCTTGTCCTGCGCCTCGAACAGCGTGACAGCATGGCCCAGCCGCGCCGCCTCGGCGGCTGTGGCCATGCCCGCGGCACCACCGCCAACGACGGCCACTTTCTTTGGCGTGTCGGCTGGCGTATCCCGGAATTCCGTTTCACGCCCGGCCTTTGGATTGACCAGACATCCGACCGGACGGTCAGAAAAGATGAAATCCAGACAGGCCTGGTTGCAGGCGATGCAGGTGTTGATCTCGTCCGCGCGGCCCTCTCGCGCCTTTTTCACGAAATGCGGATCGGCCAGAAACGGGCGCGCCATCGAGATCATGTCCGCATCGCCAGAGGCAAGTATGTCTTCGGCAAGCTGGGGTGT
Above is a window of Paracoccus sp. SCSIO 75233 DNA encoding:
- a CDS encoding class I adenylate-forming enzyme family protein, translated to MLTDVIRAGRADLYSIFRTRAQDCARALAIEDGSRKLTYAELLERVDRLAAVFLARGVAPGDRIAILSHNRSEYLEVELAAAGIGAIVACLNWRLASDELRHCIDLVAPVLAVVEPDLSEAYRAVAATPCLIIGPDLETAIAAAGPDPRIGTMVDDPEAGLTILYTSGTTGLPKGALISHRAHIARSMAFAAQLALDPGDGFIAWAPMFHMASTDHGLATVLRGGTVVMVDGLQPAVINEALSRHRIGWFVMMPGALDAFIAERRANPLPLKGIKVCGAMADLVPPHQIAELTALLHTPYLNSFGATETGLPPGSADLIAPGVTPDRLSKRISALCEVRLVDPDDQEVTDGTPGEMAVRGPTLFSGYWNADDANAHDFRNGFFHMGDLFRRNADGTIDFVDRAKYLIKTGGENVYPAEIERVLLSHPGVVDAAVVRAFDVKWGESPVAFVARGKDGPDAEALMNLCRDNLAGYKRPREIRFIAFEDFPRSTSGKVQRHVLEARLAD
- a CDS encoding FAD-dependent oxidoreductase codes for the protein MLSPIRAGQHTLRNRVIMGSMHTRLETEPDGIAKQIAFYAERARGEAAILVTGGFSPNAEGIFDPEGPRIDDPEEALDLRPICEAVQAEGSLICAQLLHAGRYAKIEGCVAPSPIRAPINRFIPREMTEADILRTIEDFAVAAANAQAAGFDGVEIMGSEGYLINEFTVTHTNKRQDDWGGSAANRHRFPVEIVRAVRERCGPDFLVIYRISAADLIEGGAPADEIAALARKIEAAGADILNTGIGWHEARVPTIAYPVPRGAWRKAAANVKAAVSIPVVASNRINTPQLAEDILASGDADMISMARPFLADPHFVKKAREGRADEINTCIACNQACLDFIFSDRPVGCLVNPKAGRETEFRDTPADTPKKVAVVGGGAAGMATAAEAARLGHAVTLFEAQDKLGGQLNLARAAPGKDEFDETLRYYAGQMQKHGVTQRLRQRADVSDLEGFDHVVIATGVMPRIPDLPGIDHHSVATYAEILSGDRLAGDRVVVMGAGGIGHDVAEFLVTEPAKTANSDVFCETWGVDPEFVSSGALAGDPLAPKPSRRKVVMLQRKTAKPGAGLGVSTGWILRNALRKHGVEAMGGVTYERIDDAGLHIVADGMPKVIAADTIVLCTGQEPERTLAQELAARGVPVTMIGGAKEAAELDALRAIDEGVRLAQGL